Proteins from a single region of Undibacterium sp. KW1:
- a CDS encoding carbamoyltransferase C-terminal domain-containing protein: MLILGISSFFHDSAAALFFDGKLVAAAQEERFTRIKFDAQFPSNAIRFCLDTLGATPNDLTSIAYFEDPNEKLHRVMSDSANGGPLLRNASRRRYSFGGPAAYIRSRLKYDGEIRVFPHHSSHAAHAFGASGFENSAVLIADAVGEKTTTGIFEAGKFGLRQIFASPYPHSLGLFYSAITSFLGFNVNSDEYKVMGLAAYGDANDARIMKALLKFLPDVGFELNPIFFDQSGRGYSKALSILLDIPPRKQDDPVEKIHADIARCAQELLETALLDLARMAVDQTGQSRLCVAGGVALNCVANARIRDSAIFEHIFCPPGAGDCGSAIGAARLAHFDLAGCWPAQTELNPYLGPSYKSEDIQRFLREMKIPFRQCGDEELAIEISARIARGETVGWFQGRMEFGPRSLGGRSILADPRNRNMRDHLNSVIKKREGFRPFAPICLPGAAKKLFEHSVDPYMTFVTKALSPERIPSAVHVDGSARIQTTTLDTPPRLLALLEKFELLTDVGCLLNTSFNMSDEPIVCSPKDAFNCFRESGLDILVLEDLIVTRVACPPEIVSSGAKRLIEYSREVRPFISDTYSFN, encoded by the coding sequence ATGCTCATATTAGGTATCTCTTCATTTTTTCATGATTCCGCTGCTGCACTTTTTTTCGATGGGAAATTAGTTGCAGCAGCACAGGAAGAGCGATTTACCAGAATAAAGTTTGACGCACAATTTCCGTCAAATGCGATCCGGTTTTGTCTGGACACGCTAGGTGCTACTCCAAATGACTTAACGAGCATCGCTTATTTTGAAGATCCAAATGAAAAGTTGCATCGCGTCATGAGCGATAGTGCAAATGGCGGCCCATTGCTTCGCAATGCTTCGCGTCGTCGATACAGTTTTGGTGGACCCGCAGCATATATCCGGTCACGGTTAAAATACGACGGAGAAATTAGAGTTTTTCCTCACCACTCAAGTCATGCAGCGCACGCATTTGGTGCTTCCGGCTTTGAGAATTCTGCTGTCCTAATTGCCGATGCGGTTGGCGAGAAAACTACGACAGGAATATTTGAAGCTGGCAAATTCGGTCTTCGACAGATATTTGCTTCACCATACCCTCATTCCTTAGGGCTCTTTTACTCTGCAATAACGTCATTTCTTGGCTTTAATGTTAACTCAGATGAATATAAAGTAATGGGTCTCGCCGCATACGGTGACGCTAACGATGCCCGTATCATGAAGGCATTGCTCAAGTTTTTGCCTGACGTCGGTTTTGAGCTTAACCCAATCTTTTTCGATCAAAGTGGGCGTGGTTATAGCAAGGCGCTTTCGATATTACTTGACATTCCGCCTAGAAAACAAGATGACCCTGTTGAGAAAATTCACGCGGATATTGCCCGCTGCGCCCAAGAGTTGCTTGAGACCGCGCTACTCGATCTCGCACGGATGGCAGTTGATCAAACAGGGCAAAGTCGACTTTGTGTGGCTGGAGGAGTTGCTTTAAATTGCGTAGCTAATGCCAGAATACGCGATAGTGCGATTTTTGAGCATATATTTTGTCCACCAGGTGCAGGAGATTGTGGTTCTGCGATCGGAGCGGCCAGGTTGGCACATTTTGATTTGGCAGGATGTTGGCCCGCGCAAACCGAATTGAATCCATACCTTGGCCCGTCGTACAAGTCAGAAGATATTCAACGCTTTCTTCGTGAAATGAAAATTCCATTCCGGCAGTGTGGTGACGAAGAGCTTGCAATAGAAATTAGTGCTCGAATTGCACGAGGTGAAACTGTCGGATGGTTCCAAGGGCGAATGGAATTTGGTCCTCGATCATTAGGTGGGCGAAGCATTTTAGCTGATCCAAGAAACAGAAATATGCGCGATCATCTTAATTCCGTGATCAAAAAGCGCGAAGGATTTCGACCATTCGCTCCGATTTGCCTTCCAGGGGCCGCTAAAAAACTCTTCGAGCACAGTGTAGATCCTTATATGACTTTTGTGACAAAAGCTTTGTCACCAGAAAGAATTCCATCTGCAGTGCATGTTGACGGCAGTGCTCGAATACAAACAACGACTCTCGATACTCCTCCGCGTTTGTTAGCTTTACTTGAAAAATTCGAATTACTTACGGATGTTGGTTGTCTTCTAAACACTTCATTCAATATGTCGGACGAGCCTATCGTGTGTTCACCAAAGGATGCATTTAACTGCTTTCGAGAGAGTGGCCTGGATATTTTAGTGCTCGAAGACCTAATCGTAACCCGCGTCGCGTGTCCTCCTGAGATCGTTTCCTCTGGAGCGAAAAGACTTATCGAATACTCACGTGAGGTTCGACCATTCATTTCAGATACTTACTCGTTTAACTAG
- a CDS encoding class I SAM-dependent methyltransferase, producing MPNFAFKKLGDIPFLASLSQLQIAEITTSLSAISLQSSAVLLAGNSLDHTVFIVIEGVLCFHSADGRRSAPLECVGSIICRANIPAEVSVSMPLGGSALIFSGDMDKDTGFLDLMRRFAPRIPNLPFVFSDEDPPDLILLNRLLGTKQFDHGIDLGCGGGRLSQALLGRVGRMTMFDRNPVVLSEAKSTLKFAGNGKNIQLVSGDFHSLPFQKGSFDLVASRLAVHEAYSPRFILEQAFQVLQSNGVLAIVDVIPPSGVESVELFEKIEKTLDARFGGAETLPSWRDLMESVGFSDIEINCTRIRRTLEDRPGCAASRDQCLEVFSKASSIALKELAVVGLSENRNTVDVSWIDTRIVIIAKKSLYE from the coding sequence ATGCCTAATTTTGCCTTCAAGAAACTCGGGGATATTCCTTTCCTCGCTAGTCTTTCCCAATTGCAAATAGCTGAGATTACAACCAGTTTGAGCGCAATTTCTCTACAATCAAGCGCTGTACTCTTAGCAGGGAACTCTCTTGATCATACCGTCTTTATAGTTATCGAAGGAGTCCTTTGTTTTCATTCGGCAGACGGCCGAAGGAGCGCTCCACTTGAATGCGTCGGTTCAATAATTTGCAGGGCGAATATTCCCGCGGAAGTTTCAGTTTCTATGCCGTTGGGGGGCTCTGCGTTGATTTTTTCTGGGGATATGGACAAAGACACTGGTTTTTTAGATTTAATGCGACGTTTTGCGCCAAGAATCCCGAATCTCCCATTCGTTTTTTCGGATGAAGACCCACCGGACTTGATATTACTTAATCGGCTTTTGGGCACTAAACAATTTGATCATGGCATTGATCTCGGATGTGGAGGCGGTCGCCTTTCTCAAGCCCTCTTGGGAAGAGTCGGCAGAATGACAATGTTTGATCGTAATCCAGTTGTGCTGTCGGAAGCCAAAAGCACATTGAAATTTGCAGGAAATGGAAAAAATATTCAGTTGGTTTCTGGCGATTTTCACAGTCTCCCCTTTCAAAAAGGGAGTTTCGATCTGGTTGCAAGCCGGCTTGCTGTTCATGAAGCATATTCGCCAAGGTTTATACTAGAACAAGCATTTCAAGTATTGCAATCAAATGGCGTACTTGCTATTGTCGACGTCATTCCTCCGAGTGGAGTCGAATCAGTAGAATTATTTGAAAAGATAGAAAAAACCTTAGATGCGAGATTTGGTGGTGCAGAGACGCTTCCATCGTGGCGCGATCTTATGGAATCAGTAGGATTTTCCGATATCGAAATCAATTGCACTCGCATTCGCCGCACCTTGGAGGATCGGCCCGGATGCGCTGCTTCACGTGATCAATGTCTCGAAGTATTCTCAAAAGCGTCATCAATAGCACTGAAGGAGTTAGCCGTCGTCGGACTGTCAGAGAATAGAAACACTGTGGACGTTTCGTGGATTGACACAAGGATCGTCATAATTGCAAAGAAAAGCTTATATGAATAA
- a CDS encoding SRPBCC domain-containing protein, with protein MVKKSVASNQRTRIVYVPVPLADAMRILLEGSSVATWFGASHANIDPRKGGKYEVYWREDSKGDSTKGCTISQLDSNFLVIEWRGPTEHATFPGMEAPGSSQVEFRLETDGDATTILIDHVGISTLSAEAQVYYDERWKIWSHNLGLVGAIAGKFRAVNDIARKIVSQTPKTGSALVFVPEPGKGLRKPFDFSEISLDSEKLFGNVTVLRNLVDQA; from the coding sequence ATGGTCAAAAAATCAGTTGCTAGCAATCAACGAACGCGAATTGTCTATGTCCCCGTGCCGCTGGCGGACGCAATGCGAATACTGTTGGAGGGGTCTTCGGTAGCCACATGGTTTGGCGCCTCACATGCAAATATTGATCCCAGAAAAGGGGGCAAGTATGAAGTCTATTGGCGTGAGGACAGTAAAGGTGACTCCACAAAGGGGTGTACCATTTCCCAACTGGATTCCAATTTCCTCGTAATAGAATGGAGAGGTCCGACTGAGCATGCGACGTTTCCTGGCATGGAAGCTCCAGGCTCAAGCCAAGTTGAATTTCGTTTGGAGACGGATGGTGACGCGACCACAATTTTGATTGATCATGTGGGAATTTCTACTCTTTCAGCGGAAGCTCAAGTTTACTACGATGAGCGTTGGAAAATTTGGTCGCACAATTTGGGTCTAGTTGGTGCAATAGCTGGCAAATTTAGGGCGGTGAACGATATAGCGCGCAAGATCGTATCTCAAACACCAAAAACTGGGAGTGCTCTGGTTTTCGTTCCTGAACCCGGAAAAGGGCTCCGTAAGCCTTTTGATTTTTCGGAAATTTCCTTAGATAGCGAAAAATTATTTGGGAATGTAACTGTGTTACGTAATCTTGTTGACCAGGCTTAG
- a CDS encoding TniQ family protein gives MTRSHPIPMQDEFALGILGRFARMNAIPSLDLAAKTIKRQTNERDSQLLWLIAELCGKSKCDFSSKHSVLPVLNPISKSTGNSLESWSDLFLKKNRAMNCLQGHIRWCQECCENDINKHHFSYWRRSHQIVGIDWCPHHRTPLAKTNQKFAINNPGHPSTIDTVPTRLATIKQEIENATLMRLQEIMFGWLQRSYPIGLQAWANVIRVKCSAAGLRIGEIGKRPVVSDLIREHFPSSWLSRHMPEVANKSPNTFVRKIDGACIDKHVAYPALAYASILSVLFDSSEQALHALDAANLQLDIQPSNENVNEALSAFLEGASLHDACRKSGVNVSSVENAVRHHLQQFLVRP, from the coding sequence ATGACACGTAGTCATCCGATACCAATGCAAGACGAATTTGCCCTGGGAATATTAGGCAGATTTGCACGCATGAATGCAATTCCTTCGCTTGATTTAGCTGCTAAAACAATTAAGCGCCAAACAAATGAACGTGACTCTCAACTTCTGTGGCTGATCGCTGAACTATGCGGTAAAAGCAAATGTGATTTTTCATCGAAACATTCTGTTCTGCCAGTGTTAAATCCAATCTCAAAATCCACAGGAAATTCTTTAGAGAGTTGGAGTGACTTATTTCTTAAAAAAAATCGAGCTATGAATTGTCTGCAAGGGCATATAAGGTGGTGTCAGGAATGCTGCGAAAACGATATTAATAAGCATCACTTTAGCTATTGGAGGCGATCACATCAGATAGTAGGGATCGACTGGTGCCCGCATCACCGCACTCCATTGGCTAAGACTAATCAAAAATTCGCCATCAACAATCCAGGACATCCGTCAACCATTGACACGGTTCCGACAAGGCTGGCGACGATCAAGCAAGAAATAGAAAATGCAACCCTAATGCGTCTTCAGGAAATCATGTTCGGGTGGTTGCAACGCTCATACCCGATCGGACTTCAAGCATGGGCGAATGTCATACGTGTCAAATGCAGTGCTGCAGGACTGCGTATTGGTGAAATTGGTAAGCGTCCTGTGGTAAGCGATCTAATACGCGAGCATTTTCCAAGCAGTTGGCTAAGTCGGCATATGCCTGAGGTTGCCAACAAATCTCCAAATACCTTTGTTCGTAAAATTGATGGCGCTTGTATTGACAAGCATGTCGCATACCCTGCATTGGCTTATGCGTCTATCTTATCAGTCCTGTTTGATTCTTCTGAACAAGCCCTACATGCTCTTGATGCCGCAAATCTTCAACTGGACATCCAGCCATCGAATGAGAATGTGAATGAAGCACTGTCAGCATTTCTTGAAGGTGCATCCTTGCATGATGCATGTAGAAAATCTGGAGTTAATGTGTCGAGTGTAGAAAACGCTGTCAGGCACCATTTACAACAATTTCTGGTTCGACCTTAA
- a CDS encoding JmjC domain-containing protein encodes MQTLFEIISSASTKGTHLHLPGQTLVVPQFGLDEVETYLFTIAPFPLGVVQKVSQAELPSDLLDQGSEDAFKAFSAGQTLVLHGVQRRVPSIALFAGKLSKELHCEVRINAYVTPPNSTGFALHFDEHDVLVVQTSGTKKWTLLERVSPVPFETTLMAEHQRAFVKSIDTARHAVLESNIDNIQINLAVGEMLFLPRGVPHKAYANRTPSVHLSIALIAPSRAEVAGLAAFISSTKVNLGSQLHFEGDPLLEASFGEDLLTTINALEAIRRQRQLIPVPSQFLYSLSHSKELTTTSELEWRGNIYPWMGVFQGDFVVVIHDRILKTDTETRQVWTKIIGMPRFRVEELPLDGSKRCLEFAAELVRLGVVQLTLSEY; translated from the coding sequence ATGCAAACTTTGTTCGAGATTATTTCTTCCGCTAGTACAAAGGGGACGCACTTGCATCTGCCGGGCCAAACCTTAGTGGTACCTCAATTTGGGCTTGATGAGGTTGAAACCTATCTATTTACGATCGCCCCCTTTCCCTTAGGAGTTGTGCAGAAAGTAAGCCAGGCAGAGCTTCCTTCAGATCTCCTAGATCAGGGATCAGAAGACGCGTTTAAGGCATTTAGTGCCGGACAAACCTTAGTTTTACATGGTGTGCAACGCCGAGTTCCGTCCATCGCCCTTTTCGCGGGGAAATTGAGCAAAGAATTGCATTGCGAGGTCCGAATCAACGCATACGTTACCCCGCCAAACAGTACAGGTTTCGCGCTTCATTTTGACGAACACGACGTCCTCGTGGTTCAGACATCTGGAACAAAAAAATGGACGCTTCTCGAACGAGTTTCGCCAGTGCCTTTTGAAACAACACTAATGGCTGAACATCAACGTGCGTTTGTGAAGTCGATCGACACCGCTCGACATGCGGTTCTCGAATCAAATATTGATAACATACAAATCAACTTGGCTGTGGGAGAGATGCTTTTTCTGCCTCGCGGAGTTCCACATAAAGCATATGCGAATCGCACACCATCCGTTCATTTGTCGATTGCGCTCATCGCACCATCACGAGCGGAAGTTGCTGGCTTGGCAGCCTTCATTTCCAGCACAAAAGTTAATCTTGGTTCGCAACTTCATTTCGAGGGTGATCCATTACTTGAAGCAAGCTTTGGAGAAGATTTACTTACAACGATCAATGCACTTGAAGCTATCAGGCGTCAACGCCAATTAATTCCTGTTCCGAGTCAATTTCTCTACAGCTTGAGTCACTCCAAAGAGCTTACCACCACGTCAGAACTCGAATGGCGCGGAAATATATATCCATGGATGGGAGTTTTTCAAGGTGATTTTGTAGTGGTAATTCATGATCGCATACTTAAAACTGACACGGAGACGCGACAAGTCTGGACGAAAATCATAGGGATGCCTCGCTTTAGGGTTGAGGAACTTCCACTTGACGGCTCAAAAAGGTGTCTAGAATTTGCAGCCGAACTCGTTCGTCTAGGAGTAGTCCAGCTCACATTAAGTGAATATTAA